The following are encoded together in the Daucus carota subsp. sativus chromosome 5, DH1 v3.0, whole genome shotgun sequence genome:
- the LOC108223912 gene encoding E3 ubiquitin-protein ligase XBAT33 has protein sequence MGNSLGCSASGERLVSAARDGDFVEAKMLLDCNPCLAKYSTFGGLNSPLHFASAKGHIDIVALLLDTGADVNSRNYCGQTALMQACRYGHWEVVQTLMLFRCNVTRADYLSGRTALHFASVNGHVRCIRLVVADFVPSSPFECLNSQVKGDKRSASAVKGKHDQSALAKFVNKAADGGITALHMAALNGYFDCVQLLLNLQANVSAVTFHYGTSMDLIGAGSTPLHYAACGGNLKCCQILLASGASRLTLNCNGWLPLDVARMWGRHWLEPFLAPNSEQILPVFPPSNYLSLPLMSVLNIARELGLQSSTTSDDTDVCAVCLEGACSVAAEGCGHQLCVRCALYLCSTSNFASELLGPPGSIPCPLCRHGIISFCKLPGSPTKEMKLNTSLSLCTPCMLHSREHSLDFVQSTPACAPEIRKNRVASVSSDIFCPVTCSPFPSVALPLCTCNQGTCPSFEHEEGEARDESPRSQSASIDQDKMSGIRLEKTSCSSMFWSRRSCSREQRCNSEINA, from the exons ATGGGTAATTCTCTGGGTTGCTCAGCATCAGGAGAAAGATTGGTGTCTGCAGCTAGAGATGGTGATTTTGTGGAGGCCAAAATGCTTCTTGATTGCAATCCTTGCTTAGCCAAGTACTCTACTTTTGGTGGCCTTAATTCTCCTCTTCATTTTGCTTCTGCTAAAGGCCATATTGAT atTGTTGCTCTATTACTTGACACTGGAGCTGATGTCAATTCAAGAAATTACTGTGGTCAG ACAGCCTTGATGCAAGCTTGTAGATATGGGCATTGGGAGGTTGTTCAGACTCTCATGCTTTTTAGATGCAAT GTTACTAGAGCGGATTATCTTAGTGGGAGGACGGCGCTACATTTTGCTTCTGTTAACGGGCATGTTAGATGCATCAGACTTGTTGTGGCTGATTTTGTTCCCAGTTCTCCTTTTGAATGTCTGAATTCTCAAGTGAAGGGTGATAAGAGGAGTGCTTCCGCTGTTAAAGGCAAACATGACCAAAG TGCGCTGGCAAAGTTTGTAAATAAGGCAGCTGATGGTGGTATCACTGCTCTTCACATGGCTGCTTTAAATGGCTATTTTGACTGTGTACAACTCCTTCTAAATCTTCAAGCTAACGTTTCTGCTGTTACATTTCATTATGGAACGTCTATGGATTTGATAG GAGCGGGGAGCACACCCTTGCACTATGCTGCTTGTGGCGGAAACTTGAAATGCTGTCag ATCCTCCTAGCAAGTGGTGCTAGTCGGTTGACATTGAACTGCAATGG GTGGCTCCCTCTTGACGTTGCAAGAATGTGGGGGCGTCATTGGCTTGAGCCATTTTTGGCACCGAATTCTGAGCAGATACTTCCAGTATTTCCCCCttcaaattatttatctttGCCTCTCATGAGTGTTCTTAATATAGCAAG AGAACTTGGTTTGCAGTCCTCAACTACCTCTGATGACACTGACGTTTGCGCTGTTTGCTTGGAGGGAGCATGTTCGGTCGCTGCTGAAG GTTGCGGGCATCAACTCTGTGTACGATGTGCGCTCTACCTTTGCTCGACAAGCAACTTTGCTTCTGAACTTTTAGGTCCTCCAGGGTCAATTCCATGTCCACTGTGCAGACATGGAATCATTTCGTTTTGCAAATTGCCAGGATCCCCTACAAAAGAAATGAAGCTGAATACGTCGCTTAGCCTATGTACCCCTTGCATGCTTCATTCTCGAGAACACTCCCTGGACTTCGTCCAGTCAACACCAGCATGTGCTCCTGAGATCCGAAAGAATCGTGTAGCTTCAGTTTCCTCAGATATTTTTTGCCCAGTTACTTGTAGCCCATTTCCTTCAGTTGCCCTTCCTTTGTGCACCTGCAATCAGGGAACATGCCCATCATTTGAGCATGAGGAGGGTGAAGCGCGAGATGAATCTCCCCGTTCACAATCTGCATCAATAGACCAAGATAAAATGTCAGGAATAAGATTGGAGAAAACTAGTTGCTCAAGCATGTTCTGGAGCAGAAGAAGCTGTAGCAGGGAACAGCGGTGCAACTCTGAAATAAACGCATAA